Proteins encoded in a region of the Zea mays cultivar B73 chromosome 4, Zm-B73-REFERENCE-NAM-5.0, whole genome shotgun sequence genome:
- the LOC109945622 gene encoding uncharacterized protein, giving the protein MARLPALAQRSAFSLLSQATRRGAPPCARPVSACALRFPLHLPQARRAVLPPAHLPAQSPHFLISLELAPASAWTALLGSSERRSLCPAAPCSLHAGARPARPPPHARPWFLARPAVSPCKLRLPARLLQLGHGRRSQVPFPQPAFLRAKFLWLRPPFLFQLAQVCCSSPMVVGRCGAASWCRDPRRDLLYRAELRSAVDACRLFDTLRG; this is encoded by the coding sequence ATGGCGCGTCTCCCGGCCCTGGCTCAACGATCTGCGTTCTCCCTGCTCTCCCAAGCAACGCGTCGTGGAGCTCCTCCTTGCGCGCGCCCAGTCAGCGCCTGTGCGCTGCGGTTTCCTCTTCATCTTCCTCAAGCTCGCCGAGCGGTTCTTCCCCCAGCACATCTCCCTGCCCAATCGCCCCATTTCCTCATCTCCCTCGAGCTCGCCCCTGCCTCAGCTTGGACTGCGCTGCTCGGCTCTAGTGAAAGAAGATCCCTCTGCCCAGCCGCTCCTTGCTCCCTGCACGCCGGAGCTCGCCCAGCTCGGCCTCCTCCCCACGCGCGTCCTTGGTTTCTTGCTCGCCCAGCCGTTTCTCCCTGCAAGCTTCGGCTCCCTGCGCGTCTGCTCCAGCTCGGCCATGGCCGTCGCAGCCAAGTCCCTTTCCCCCAGCCGGCTTTTCTGCGCGCGAAGTTCCTTTGGCTGCGCCCTCCCTTTCTCTTCCAGCTCGCGCAGGTCTGCTGCTCATCTCCCATGGTGGTTGGTCGCTGCGGCGCAGCTTCCTGGTGCCGCGACCCCCGCCGTGATCTCCTCTACCGCGCCGAATTGCGCAGCGCCGTTGACGCCTGCCGATTGTTCGATACTTTGCGCGGCTAG